Proteins found in one Pontibacter sp. SGAir0037 genomic segment:
- a CDS encoding M17 family metallopeptidase — protein sequence MPTQLNYNTSVDKNTDVALIVGAGEAGSLAELSSEEASYVTQQVENEAKLISLNRYTQRVYLLITSEAKTESAARETLRQAGYTLLKQLKADKVQTLAIKDYTGSQASLYLAEGLFLSNYQFQGYKTKNHKPHQLQTITIADTNVSEKEVQELQHVLEAVYKTRDLVNQPNSHQSATQLSEQLDEMASEAGFMAESLDELRIMALKMGGLLAVNQGSEEPPTFNILEWKPENAKNQQPYILVGKGVVYDTGGLSLKPTPQSMDYMKSDMAGAATVAGVMYALAKNQVPLHVIALIPATDNRPGGKAYAPGDVITMHNGTTVEVLNTDAEGRLILADALSFAQKYNPQLVIDFATLTGSAMRAVGKEGLVAMGTAGEEVMNGLKQTGEAVYERIVEFPLWDEYKKQLESDIADLKNIGGADAGHITAGKFLEAFTSYPWVHFDIAGTAYLHSEDSYRGKLATGSGLRLVYNYLRSLAN from the coding sequence ATGCCAACACAACTCAATTATAACACATCGGTAGATAAAAATACGGACGTTGCCCTGATTGTGGGGGCCGGCGAAGCAGGTTCACTTGCTGAACTTTCCTCAGAAGAGGCCTCTTATGTAACACAACAGGTAGAAAACGAGGCTAAGCTGATTTCTTTGAACCGCTACACCCAACGGGTATACTTACTAATTACTTCTGAGGCTAAAACTGAAAGCGCTGCCAGGGAAACCTTACGGCAGGCCGGTTATACGCTCCTGAAGCAATTAAAGGCTGACAAAGTACAGACTCTTGCTATAAAAGACTATACTGGCTCCCAAGCCAGTTTATATCTGGCTGAAGGCCTTTTCCTGAGCAATTATCAGTTCCAGGGGTATAAAACGAAAAACCACAAGCCTCATCAGCTACAGACCATCACCATAGCCGATACCAACGTCTCTGAAAAGGAAGTGCAGGAGTTACAGCATGTACTGGAAGCTGTATATAAAACACGAGACCTGGTAAATCAGCCTAACAGCCACCAGAGCGCTACCCAGCTAAGCGAGCAGCTCGACGAAATGGCAAGTGAAGCGGGCTTTATGGCAGAGAGCTTGGATGAATTGCGCATTATGGCTTTAAAAATGGGTGGGCTGCTTGCTGTTAACCAGGGAAGTGAAGAACCTCCTACCTTTAATATACTGGAATGGAAGCCTGAAAATGCCAAAAACCAGCAGCCTTATATACTGGTTGGGAAAGGTGTTGTATATGACACTGGTGGTCTTAGCCTGAAACCAACGCCGCAGTCGATGGACTATATGAAGTCTGACATGGCGGGTGCTGCCACAGTGGCCGGTGTGATGTATGCACTGGCTAAAAACCAGGTGCCATTGCACGTTATTGCACTTATTCCGGCCACAGACAACCGCCCGGGCGGCAAAGCTTATGCCCCAGGCGATGTTATTACCATGCACAATGGCACTACAGTAGAAGTACTCAATACAGACGCGGAAGGCAGACTGATTCTTGCCGATGCGCTGAGTTTTGCTCAAAAGTATAACCCGCAGCTAGTAATTGATTTTGCCACGCTTACCGGCTCAGCCATGCGTGCGGTTGGTAAAGAAGGTCTGGTAGCAATGGGCACTGCCGGTGAAGAAGTGATGAACGGCTTAAAACAAACTGGCGAGGCCGTTTATGAGCGCATTGTAGAATTTCCGCTTTGGGACGAATATAAAAAACAACTGGAGTCGGATATTGCCGACCTGAAAAACATTGGAGGTGCGGATGCAGGCCACATCACAGCAGGTAAATTTCTGGAAGCCTTCACCAGTTACCCATGGGTGCACTTTGATATAGCAGGCACAGCCTACCTGCACAGCGAAGACTCCTACAGAGGTAAACTAGCTACTGGCTCCGGTTTAAGGCTGGTTTATAATTACCTCCGATCTCTGGCCAACTAA
- the pdxA gene encoding 4-hydroxythreonine-4-phosphate dehydrogenase PdxA, with translation MENRNKPKIGISIGDTNGIGPEVVVKTLSDQRIVNFCTPVIYGSANVLNKVRKALSADHFHYQLAESARELAPRKVNLISCWEEDIVIEPGKPSPASGKASLDSLMAACRDMKAGLIDGLVTAPIDKDNIQAEDFRFAGHTEFLTTYFDAADSLMLLVSGDLRVATVTGHIPVKDVATKLNYDLLIRKITILIESLKHDFGILKPRVAVLGLNPHAGENGLLGNEEADIIQPAIKHLKERGNLVFGPFPADGFFGMRQFKQVDAVVSMYHDQGLIPFKTLAFESGVNFTAGLPVVRTSPDHGTAYDIADKYIADETSFREALFLACDVIKKRTTEQMLAD, from the coding sequence ATGGAAAATAGAAATAAACCTAAAATAGGAATCAGTATAGGCGACACCAATGGCATTGGTCCTGAAGTAGTCGTTAAAACCTTATCAGACCAGCGCATCGTTAACTTTTGCACGCCAGTAATCTACGGCAGCGCAAATGTGCTCAACAAGGTGCGTAAAGCGTTAAGCGCAGATCATTTTCATTACCAGCTGGCAGAGTCGGCACGGGAACTGGCTCCCAGGAAAGTTAACCTGATCAGTTGCTGGGAAGAAGATATTGTTATAGAGCCGGGCAAACCGTCGCCTGCTTCGGGCAAGGCCTCTCTTGATTCTTTAATGGCAGCCTGCCGCGATATGAAAGCGGGCCTGATAGATGGATTGGTGACAGCGCCCATCGATAAAGATAACATCCAGGCAGAAGACTTCCGTTTTGCCGGCCACACCGAGTTTTTGACAACCTACTTCGATGCGGCAGACAGCCTGATGCTGCTCGTAAGCGGCGATTTGCGTGTAGCTACCGTAACAGGCCATATCCCAGTAAAAGACGTTGCGACAAAACTCAACTACGACCTGCTTATACGGAAAATCACCATCCTGATAGAGTCGCTGAAGCATGATTTTGGTATTCTGAAACCGCGCGTGGCTGTACTGGGGCTTAACCCGCACGCCGGAGAAAACGGTCTTTTAGGAAACGAGGAAGCAGACATCATACAGCCAGCCATCAAACACCTGAAAGAACGGGGAAACCTGGTATTCGGTCCGTTTCCGGCAGATGGTTTCTTTGGAATGCGCCAGTTCAAACAGGTAGATGCCGTTGTATCGATGTACCACGACCAGGGCCTGATCCCCTTTAAAACCTTGGCGTTTGAAAGCGGCGTAAATTTTACAGCAGGTTTACCAGTTGTGCGCACCTCACCGGATCATGGCACCGCCTACGACATAGCAGACAAGTACATTGCCGATGAAACCTCTTTCAGAGAAGCATTGTTTCTGGCCTGCGATGTGATAAAAAAACGCACCACAGAACAAATGCTGGCTGATTAA
- a CDS encoding DUF177 domain-containing protein, with protein MKKLRDYEIGLVKLSNKKHEFEFDVDDSFFALFEQEMILGGKLQAKVELDKTESLLTLHFDIKGHVRLTCDRSLDEFDQPVNVQEVFRIKYGPENTELDEDLWQITSDTQNINVAQHIYDFIGLSLPMKKLHPRFVEESEEDEDDDEDILIYSSRKAANEGESDDSDDEDDTDPRWDALRNLN; from the coding sequence GTGAAGAAGCTAAGAGATTATGAAATCGGACTTGTTAAACTCAGCAATAAAAAGCATGAGTTCGAGTTTGATGTAGATGATTCTTTCTTTGCTCTTTTTGAGCAGGAAATGATCCTGGGTGGAAAGCTACAGGCTAAGGTGGAGCTGGATAAGACAGAATCGCTGCTAACTTTACATTTTGATATTAAGGGACATGTTCGCCTTACCTGCGACAGGAGCCTGGATGAGTTTGATCAACCGGTGAATGTACAGGAGGTATTCCGCATTAAGTATGGGCCGGAGAATACGGAACTGGACGAGGACTTATGGCAGATTACCAGCGATACGCAGAACATAAACGTGGCTCAGCACATTTACGACTTTATAGGATTGTCGCTGCCCATGAAAAAACTGCACCCCCGTTTTGTGGAAGAATCTGAGGAGGATGAAGACGATGACGAAGACATCTTGATTTACTCTTCCCGCAAAGCAGCTAATGAAGGTGAAAGTGACGACAGCGATGATGAAGATGATACAGACCCGCGCTGGGATGCTTTAAGAAACCTGAACTAA
- the rpmF gene encoding 50S ribosomal protein L32 yields the protein MAHPKRKISKTRRDKRRTHQKLSEKAIAICPNTDTPHLYHHAYVVEGDLYHKGKLAIKNYTTNAI from the coding sequence ATGGCACATCCTAAACGTAAGATTTCGAAGACCAGAAGGGATAAGAGAAGAACTCACCAGAAACTTTCTGAGAAAGCAATTGCGATTTGCCCTAATACAGACACTCCTCACCTGTATCACCATGCATATGTGGTAGAAGGCGACCTGTATCACAAAGGCAAACTGGCTATCAAAAATTATACAACTAACGCCATCTAA
- the plsX gene encoding phosphate acyltransferase PlsX, translating to MRIALDAMGGDYAPEAVVKGALLAVEQLDKDYEILLIGKEEMIYPLLQEYGYTGSGIKVINATQVIEMGEHPTKALTQKPDSSIAVGYGLLKAQKAHAFCSAGNTGAMLVGAMFSVKAVEGILRPSIGGLVPKLDGGFGIMLDVGANADCKPEVLEQFGEIGSIYARYVLDIPNPKVGLMNLGEEEGKGTVNTQAAHQRLKANSTINFIGNIEGRDLFNDKADVIVCDGYTGNIILKMAENIYDILNEKKMHDPFFDKFNYEAVGGSPILGINGNAVIGHGVSTPRAICNMVLQAQKMVASNLSERFRRNISA from the coding sequence ATGAGGATCGCCTTAGACGCTATGGGCGGCGATTATGCACCTGAGGCAGTAGTTAAGGGTGCATTATTAGCCGTTGAGCAGCTCGACAAAGATTATGAAATCTTACTGATTGGTAAGGAAGAAATGATTTATCCGCTGCTACAAGAATACGGATATACAGGCTCTGGCATTAAAGTAATTAATGCTACCCAAGTGATTGAAATGGGAGAACATCCCACCAAAGCACTTACCCAAAAGCCTGACTCTAGCATTGCAGTTGGTTACGGTTTGCTAAAAGCGCAGAAAGCTCATGCTTTTTGCAGCGCCGGCAATACAGGTGCCATGCTTGTTGGAGCTATGTTCAGCGTAAAGGCAGTTGAAGGAATTCTTAGACCTTCTATCGGAGGTCTGGTTCCTAAACTCGACGGCGGTTTTGGTATTATGCTGGACGTTGGAGCCAATGCCGATTGCAAACCAGAGGTGCTGGAGCAATTTGGCGAAATCGGCTCGATCTACGCCAGGTATGTACTGGATATTCCGAACCCCAAGGTTGGTCTTATGAACCTGGGCGAAGAGGAAGGAAAAGGTACTGTGAACACACAGGCTGCTCACCAGCGCCTGAAAGCCAACAGTACGATTAACTTTATTGGAAATATTGAGGGCCGTGATCTTTTCAACGATAAAGCAGATGTGATCGTTTGCGATGGCTATACAGGAAATATTATCCTAAAGATGGCCGAAAACATCTATGATATCTTAAACGAAAAGAAGATGCATGACCCCTTCTTCGATAAGTTTAACTATGAAGCCGTAGGTGGAAGCCCGATCCTGGGCATTAATGGCAATGCCGTTATTGGCCATGGAGTGTCTACTCCAAGAGCCATCTGCAACATGGTACTTCAGGCTCAGAAAATGGTGGCATCAAACCTTTCAGAGCGCTTTAGAAGAAACATTAGCGCATAA
- a CDS encoding beta-ketoacyl-ACP synthase III: MSKITAAITGVSGYVPEYVLTNQELETMVETNDEWIQSRTGIKERRILKGEGLGTSHIAVPAVKELLKKTNTQPEEVELIICATTTPDFVFPATANLVAAEVGAVNAFGYDLQAACSGFLFALATGSKFIESGQYKKVIVIGADKMSSIIDYTDRATCIIFGDGGGAVMLEPNTEGLGIQDQVLKSDGNGAPFLHMKAGGSRKPATIETVQAREHYAFQEGQTVFKFAVKGMADVSAEVMERNNLTGDDVAWLVPHQANKRIIEATANRMGLSSEKVMLNIQRYGNTTSGTIPLCLWEYESQLKKGDNIVLAAFGGGFTWGAIYLKWAYDPK; encoded by the coding sequence ATGAGTAAAATTACTGCCGCTATTACAGGTGTAAGTGGCTACGTTCCAGAATACGTACTTACCAACCAGGAACTTGAAACAATGGTGGAGACCAACGACGAGTGGATTCAATCAAGAACTGGAATAAAGGAAAGGCGTATCTTGAAAGGTGAAGGACTTGGCACTTCGCATATAGCAGTACCTGCAGTAAAAGAGTTACTAAAGAAAACCAATACGCAGCCGGAAGAAGTCGAACTGATTATCTGTGCCACCACAACCCCTGACTTCGTATTTCCTGCTACTGCTAACTTAGTTGCAGCAGAAGTAGGAGCTGTAAACGCTTTTGGATACGATCTACAGGCTGCCTGCTCTGGTTTTCTCTTTGCATTAGCTACTGGTTCAAAATTCATAGAATCCGGACAGTACAAAAAAGTAATTGTGATCGGCGCCGATAAAATGTCTTCTATCATAGACTATACCGACCGGGCTACCTGCATTATATTTGGTGATGGCGGCGGTGCTGTTATGCTGGAGCCTAACACAGAAGGTCTGGGTATTCAAGATCAGGTACTGAAATCAGATGGTAATGGCGCTCCTTTCCTGCATATGAAAGCAGGTGGTAGCCGTAAACCAGCTACAATAGAAACGGTACAGGCCCGGGAACATTATGCTTTCCAGGAAGGCCAGACAGTATTTAAATTTGCTGTAAAAGGCATGGCCGATGTTTCAGCAGAAGTAATGGAGCGAAACAACCTGACAGGTGATGATGTTGCCTGGCTGGTGCCTCACCAGGCAAACAAGCGTATTATAGAAGCTACGGCCAACCGTATGGGCCTGAGCAGCGAGAAAGTTATGCTGAATATTCAGCGTTATGGCAACACAACCAGCGGTACTATTCCTCTTTGCTTATGGGAGTATGAAAGCCAACTGAAAAAGGGAGACAACATTGTGCTGGCTGCTTTTGGAGGAGGTTTCACATGGGGAGCCATCTACCTGAAGTGGGCATACGATCCGAAATAG
- the efp gene encoding elongation factor P gives MATTADIKNGLCMEFNNDLYVVIEFQHVKPGKGPAFVRTKLKNIKTGKVIDNTFSAGHKITTARVEQRPHQFIFKDDFGYNFMDLSSFEQVALEEKMVPFADLMKEGQEVTILFHAETETPLTCEIPPFVELTITYTEPGIKGDTATNASKPAIVETGATIQVPLFIGQDEKIKVDTRTYSYAERVK, from the coding sequence ATGGCAACCACAGCTGACATTAAAAATGGCCTGTGCATGGAGTTTAACAACGACCTGTATGTTGTGATCGAGTTCCAGCACGTAAAGCCAGGTAAAGGTCCTGCCTTTGTTAGAACCAAGCTAAAGAACATTAAAACAGGAAAAGTTATTGATAACACTTTCTCTGCAGGTCACAAAATCACCACTGCCCGTGTAGAGCAGCGCCCACATCAATTTATTTTCAAAGATGATTTTGGCTATAACTTCATGGACCTGAGCTCCTTTGAACAGGTTGCTCTGGAGGAGAAAATGGTTCCTTTTGCCGACCTGATGAAAGAAGGCCAGGAAGTAACAATCCTTTTCCATGCCGAGACAGAAACTCCGCTTACCTGTGAAATACCTCCATTTGTAGAGTTAACCATTACGTATACAGAGCCAGGTATAAAAGGAGACACAGCCACGAACGCTTCTAAGCCAGCTATTGTGGAAACAGGTGCCACTATTCAGGTACCTCTGTTTATTGGCCAGGACGAAAAAATTAAAGTAGACACTCGTACTTATTCTTACGCAGAGAGAGTAAAATAA
- the accB gene encoding acetyl-CoA carboxylase biotin carboxyl carrier protein → MKAKEIQELIDFIAKSGLNKVNIETEEFKISVKREPDQKIKYIESSQPAAPAAPAPAPVAAPVAQPAAAAPAAPAAPAPAPAANDESKYVAIKAPMIGTFYRSSSPDKPVFVNVGDEVKKGQVICIIEAMKLFNEIESEVSGKIVKVVVDNASPVEYDQTLFLVDPS, encoded by the coding sequence ATGAAAGCTAAAGAAATCCAGGAACTGATCGACTTCATAGCCAAATCTGGGCTAAACAAAGTTAACATTGAAACTGAAGAGTTTAAGATATCGGTAAAGCGTGAGCCAGACCAGAAGATAAAATACATTGAGTCTTCTCAGCCTGCTGCCCCTGCGGCACCAGCCCCTGCTCCTGTGGCTGCTCCGGTTGCTCAACCTGCAGCAGCGGCTCCGGCAGCACCTGCAGCGCCCGCTCCGGCTCCGGCAGCAAACGATGAAAGCAAATACGTAGCTATTAAAGCTCCTATGATCGGTACATTCTACCGCTCTTCCAGCCCGGATAAGCCGGTCTTTGTAAATGTTGGCGACGAAGTGAAAAAGGGACAGGTAATCTGTATTATCGAGGCGATGAAACTGTTCAACGAGATTGAATCGGAAGTATCTGGTAAAATAGTAAAAGTAGTGGTAGATAACGCCAGCCCGGTAGAATACGACCAAACCCTCTTCCTGGTAGATCCTAGCTAA
- the accC gene encoding acetyl-CoA carboxylase biotin carboxylase subunit, with product MFKKILIANRGEIALRIIRTCKEMGIKTVAVYSTADKESLHVRFADEAVCIGPPISAQSYLNIPNLIAAAEITNADAIHPGYGFLSENAEFSRICAENNIKFIGASPEMINAMGDKSSAKATMKKAGVPTIPGSEGLLSSLEEGLKLAKKIKYPVILKATAGGGGRGMRIVKSEADFEKAWNDARTESKAAFGNDGLYLEKYIEEPRHIEIQLIGDQHGQVAHLSERDCSIQRRHQKLVEETPSPFITDELRDKMGKAAIAGAAAINYEGVGTIEFLVDKNRDFYFMEMNTRIQVEHPITEEVIDYDLIKEQIKVAAGHKISGKNYYPKMHAIECRINAEDPKNGFRPSPGRISNLHVPGGHGVRVDSHVYSGYSIPPNYDSMIAKLIVSAQTREEALVKMKRALSEFIIEGIKTTLPFHLKLMDDEGFKEGNFTTAYLETFDFSKLD from the coding sequence ATGTTCAAAAAAATATTAATTGCCAACCGGGGCGAGATTGCACTTCGTATTATCCGGACCTGCAAAGAAATGGGCATCAAAACGGTAGCTGTTTACTCAACTGCTGATAAAGAAAGCCTGCACGTACGTTTTGCCGATGAAGCAGTTTGTATTGGCCCCCCAATAAGTGCTCAGTCTTACCTGAATATACCAAACCTGATTGCAGCTGCAGAAATCACCAATGCCGATGCCATACACCCAGGCTATGGTTTTCTTTCCGAGAATGCTGAATTCTCAAGGATCTGTGCTGAAAACAACATCAAATTTATTGGTGCTTCTCCGGAAATGATCAACGCCATGGGCGACAAATCTTCGGCAAAAGCAACCATGAAGAAAGCAGGCGTGCCTACTATACCTGGTTCCGAGGGCTTGTTGAGTTCCTTGGAAGAAGGCCTGAAGCTGGCAAAGAAAATCAAATACCCTGTTATTCTGAAAGCTACTGCCGGTGGTGGCGGACGCGGTATGCGTATTGTGAAGAGTGAGGCTGATTTTGAAAAAGCCTGGAACGATGCCCGTACGGAGTCGAAGGCAGCTTTCGGAAACGACGGCTTGTACCTAGAAAAATACATTGAGGAACCCCGCCACATCGAGATACAGCTGATTGGTGACCAGCATGGCCAGGTAGCGCACTTATCTGAACGCGATTGCTCTATTCAGCGTCGTCACCAGAAACTGGTAGAAGAAACGCCTTCTCCTTTCATTACAGATGAGCTTCGTGACAAAATGGGTAAGGCAGCCATTGCAGGTGCTGCTGCCATCAACTACGAGGGCGTGGGTACTATTGAATTCCTGGTAGATAAAAACCGCGACTTCTACTTTATGGAGATGAACACCCGTATTCAGGTGGAGCACCCAATAACAGAAGAAGTAATTGACTATGACCTGATTAAGGAGCAGATTAAAGTTGCCGCAGGCCATAAGATAAGCGGGAAAAATTACTATCCTAAAATGCACGCGATCGAATGCCGTATCAATGCAGAAGATCCTAAAAACGGCTTCCGTCCTTCACCGGGCAGAATCAGCAATTTACATGTGCCAGGCGGGCACGGTGTGCGTGTAGACTCACATGTTTACTCCGGCTACTCTATACCACCAAACTACGATTCTATGATCGCTAAACTTATTGTTAGCGCACAGACACGTGAGGAAGCCCTGGTGAAAATGAAACGTGCATTAAGTGAGTTTATCATTGAAGGCATTAAAACTACGTTGCCTTTCCACCTGAAACTTATGGATGATGAAGGCTTTAAAGAAGGTAATTTTACAACAGCTTATCTCGAAACCTTCGACTTCAGCAAATTAGACTAG
- a CDS encoding DUF3109 family protein, whose translation MIVLQNTVISDDIREQFFVCNLEKCKGACCVEGDLGAPLEEDELAILEQSYDKIKPYMTGAGQHAVEEQGLYITDFEGDYSTPTIGNRECAYAIYDENKTLKCAIEQAYLDGVIDWKKPISCHLYPIRITKYDGFEALNYDRWGICSAACSFGENLGVRVYQFLKEPLIRKYGEGWYQELTNLIVEEEKEQA comes from the coding sequence ATGATAGTTTTACAAAATACCGTTATCAGCGATGATATCCGTGAGCAGTTCTTTGTTTGTAATCTGGAGAAGTGCAAAGGGGCCTGCTGTGTAGAGGGTGACCTGGGAGCACCACTGGAAGAAGATGAGCTTGCTATTCTGGAGCAGAGTTACGATAAAATAAAGCCTTACATGACAGGGGCGGGGCAACACGCTGTAGAAGAGCAAGGTTTGTATATTACAGATTTTGAGGGAGATTATTCAACTCCTACTATCGGGAACCGTGAATGTGCCTATGCTATTTACGACGAGAATAAAACTCTGAAATGTGCCATAGAGCAAGCTTACCTGGATGGTGTTATAGACTGGAAGAAACCTATTTCCTGCCACCTTTATCCGATCCGGATTACAAAGTATGATGGGTTTGAAGCCTTAAACTATGATCGTTGGGGCATTTGCAGCGCAGCCTGCAGCTTTGGCGAGAACCTGGGGGTGCGGGTTTACCAGTTTCTGAAAGAGCCGCTTATTCGGAAATACGGCGAAGGCTGGTATCAAGAGCTAACTAACCTGATTGTAGAGGAAGAAAAGGAGCAGGCATAA
- a CDS encoding ankyrin repeat domain-containing protein codes for MKNLLLLLFVLPLSCLSYVLASRTSSGNNYSAAVGNPTALPADTTVSIQDTIHFVYDSTVYINGKAYVWNDSIGIEEDTTIKAVALEQASDTIVHAEDSILVFQPEMLDSARAEVKPVKEEPVYAKGKIWRTAVMEEAMKLYTGLKYDEAFSKFREAGSYGEGAAFYFIGRMYQYGELRRSAAMPDSPEPSNPELYFIQNDDSAKFYFQQALDHNSLLGNLGFAEYNVVRSEEDKQRFLRLMRSAAVEIRERAVEGDAFCNRILGSMYYTGYGEMKDLEFAFLYLSKAAEKKDVVSYTSLANMYLSGEGVKKDEKKAIEWLQKGVDAGDKEALYTLGLVYEEGLAGTSDSEQARKLYHKAIQKGSAIAFEQLKYLNQTPDQKLVIASFTRNSEMIKKSLTAGAKINTRAVPEGYDQDFRNRTPLMHAVYIPVLLEDFGVIYVPEVRGQAISLLLKNKADVNATDQDGRTALHYTLQGARISTDFFEREQAELLDTLLHYGADPNKVDKQGNAPLYYALLATNGQHEMELGRLLAGGASPNIQNEEGKTVLMLACELKASNEVILRLIQAGANTRMRDNSGKAAIDYTTNEAVINILMAAGSPEARK; via the coding sequence ATGAAAAACCTGCTTCTGCTTTTATTTGTTTTGCCGCTTAGCTGCCTCTCGTATGTGCTGGCGAGCAGAACTTCCAGTGGCAACAACTATAGCGCTGCTGTAGGTAATCCTACAGCGCTTCCTGCAGATACAACTGTTTCGATACAGGATACCATTCATTTTGTATACGATTCTACTGTTTACATCAACGGCAAAGCTTACGTTTGGAACGACTCTATCGGCATAGAGGAAGACACCACTATAAAGGCTGTAGCTTTGGAACAAGCCTCAGATACCATTGTGCATGCAGAGGATAGTATCCTGGTGTTTCAGCCTGAAATGCTTGATTCTGCCAGAGCCGAAGTAAAGCCGGTAAAAGAGGAGCCTGTTTATGCTAAAGGCAAGATATGGCGAACAGCAGTGATGGAAGAGGCGATGAAATTATACACCGGCCTGAAGTATGACGAAGCTTTCTCAAAATTCAGAGAGGCGGGTTCGTATGGAGAAGGCGCTGCCTTTTACTTTATCGGGCGCATGTACCAGTATGGTGAGCTCAGAAGAAGTGCTGCCATGCCTGATAGCCCTGAACCCTCTAATCCGGAGCTGTATTTTATACAAAATGACGATTCCGCTAAATTTTATTTCCAGCAGGCACTCGACCACAACAGTTTGCTGGGCAACTTAGGTTTCGCCGAATATAATGTGGTGCGCAGCGAGGAAGATAAACAACGTTTTTTAAGGTTGATGCGCAGTGCTGCTGTTGAGATTCGGGAGAGAGCTGTGGAAGGGGATGCATTTTGTAACCGTATTCTGGGTAGTATGTACTACACAGGCTATGGCGAAATGAAAGACCTGGAATTCGCTTTTCTGTACCTGAGTAAAGCGGCAGAGAAAAAGGATGTAGTGTCTTATACTTCTCTGGCAAATATGTACTTATCCGGAGAGGGCGTAAAGAAAGACGAGAAAAAAGCTATTGAGTGGCTGCAAAAAGGTGTAGACGCCGGCGATAAAGAAGCACTTTATACGCTGGGACTGGTGTATGAAGAAGGGCTGGCCGGAACATCTGACTCTGAGCAGGCCAGAAAATTATACCATAAAGCTATTCAGAAAGGAAGCGCGATTGCATTTGAACAGCTGAAGTACCTGAACCAGACACCCGACCAGAAGCTGGTGATTGCCTCTTTTACCCGCAACAGCGAAATGATTAAAAAATCGCTGACGGCCGGGGCAAAAATTAATACGCGTGCTGTGCCCGAAGGCTACGACCAGGATTTCCGAAACCGCACTCCGCTGATGCATGCTGTTTATATTCCGGTACTGCTGGAGGACTTTGGGGTAATTTATGTGCCGGAAGTGCGGGGGCAAGCCATTAGTTTGCTTTTAAAAAACAAAGCAGATGTAAATGCAACTGATCAGGATGGCAGAACAGCGCTGCACTATACTTTACAAGGAGCCCGAATCAGCACAGACTTCTTTGAGCGTGAACAGGCAGAGCTCCTAGATACCTTATTACACTATGGGGCTGATCCGAATAAAGTGGATAAACAAGGCAACGCTCCGCTTTACTACGCCCTGCTTGCGACCAACGGGCAGCACGAAATGGAGCTTGGCAGGCTGCTGGCAGGTGGTGCGAGTCCCAATATCCAGAACGAAGAAGGAAAAACGGTACTGATGCTTGCCTGTGAGTTGAAAGCCAGTAACGAGGTTATCCTGCGCCTGATCCAGGCCGGGGCCAATACCCGCATGAGAGATAACTCCGGAAAGGCAGCTATTGATTATACCACTAACGAAGCAGTGATCAATATCCTGATGGCGGCGGGTTCACCTGAAGCACGGAAATAA